The DNA sequence TATTGGAAAGGATAAAAATAGGATTGGATACCATAAAGAGCAGGATGCTTCACCGATACAATTAATAGAAGGATAATTTTACATATGCACACTACGAAAATTTAACAATTATGACTTAGAACCTGAATAGATTAACAAAAACCAAAGGAGAAGAACCAAACTAGTAGAAAATTTGCCTTTTTTCTAGATGCGCATTGTAGCGTGAAACCAAGGATTTATCCCCTTGCCTCTGTCTTACACTCACGTGATTGTGAGAGATAGAGACGAGGGGATAAATTTCCGGTTACACCCAAGTTTTTCTCCTGGTTGACCTATGCTAATATTGGACTAGCTCCTGCAATTTTCTGAAAGCTAATTAGTATAAATCCCATGTAGCAGTCTTATTTGGCCATGGATTGTTTCCCAAGTTGTCTTGCTCCATGCTTTCAAGAAATCTTTTTAAAGGATCTGGTGTAGAGTGATCCCCAATTAAGTTCACTTCTTCCCATTCCTGTAAAGGAGGCATCTCTATATCCATCTCACCGTTAAACCCTTGGTTGGCAGCTGCACTTCCTATGTGTGGAAATATTGGTGATTCTGGTAATTGATTCTGGATATGTTGTGTGTCAACAGCATCATGTTGTGAAAATACTTGCAACTGATCAACGAATGTGTTGCTATTACTTGGATGGCAAGTTGCAAAATCAACCATTTGGCTCCCAAGAGTTTCGATCTCCTCTTGTAAGTACGCAACCTGTGAGGAAAGACTGATGGGTAAATGGTCTACACAAAATTATGTATTGACATGTGCAAGTGAGAAGTTTGCAGAGGTTAGCAGCATGGAAACCTGTTGTTGGAGTGCAAAGATTTGCGAGACACATCCATACACAGGATCACGCATTCGAGCTAGCGCTTCATACGACATGGTGATGGCAGCATCACTTCGATTTTGCACCGGTAAGTGTAGTAGCAGCTTGGACACATTGCTTGCACCAAACACTTTGTGTACTGCTGCAAAGTGGTCGGCAGCTTGGTCGTAGCAGAAGTAAGGAGCGAAAATGCATTCGCTTGTGCATTTTCGCCGTAGGAATTTGCATGCTCCACATGAAGAGCCTAATCCTGCCATATTCCTAAGCTTTTAGTACTAAACCTGTGACAAGGGTTTTTTCAGGTGGTACCAGAAATTGACTGGTGCAGATCCAAAGTTTAGATTTAGTCTTTATAGCCATCACTCGAAAGGGTTTGAAGTATTCTTTTTGTACAGAGGACATCCTCATTTTAGTGAAAGCTATTGTTCTTTTGGGTCTCCTTTATGGGGTACATCATCAATCTCAAATTGGGCAAGCATTCCCTGATTAATTAATGCCTCTAAATTATTAAGGGTCCTTGTTCTTAATTAAATAATCTTCAAGAATGAGTCCAATATTTGATGGAAGACCTAATCATTATCATCATAAGTTGGGCTCAAAAAATGAGAGAGCGTAGCTCTAATTAGTACATTATTCTTGACTATCTAGTAGAGACAAGTACAATAGCCATACATTTCTTTCTCATGTATGGAAAGTATATCTTGCGCAAAATAAACTTATGGGTTCTATAGATGTACCTTAATCAATCTTGTTTATGTAGCAATCGTGGATTATGACGGTTGGTTCAGTAGATCTATTCTTTTACATTCGAGTTTAATTCATATTGAATTGTAAATGGAAAAAAAACACCTTATTAGTCAAAATTTGAGGGTTGCAAATATCAAATTGAACTACTTTACTATAAGCTTCATTAAtgtaattaaactatattttacTCTACTAAAAGTTCATTAGTATACTAGATGGCCATGGAATTCTCCTCTATTCCACTTACTAGGGCAACCATTCGACGAGTCGATAAGCCAGTGCATGAGGAATTCATGGAAAACACTGTGTTGCAAATTATAATATACCTTGAGCCAAAATCAAACGATGGGGTTGGTGGATTCTGCTGTGTCATTCTTCCTTAACTAATGAGATTAGAGTTCACATTCTTATTAATTCATCCTATTTTCCTAGCTTAGAGATTGGATGTAGAGCCTGTGACTCATGGCGTCTCTACTTGTCGTTATGCTCCATTattaaccttgttttaaatccATAATGCACGTCTTAATTAGGTCCCCATGTTTATATTTTAATCCTACATTATCAGGTTGGCTGTTGGCCACTTAATCCGGCCGGGTCGCTGCTAAGACGACTGTTCTTGTctctggaacaccaaaaaagcTTCAAAAATAGCAAGCTGCCAATCCCCCACAAACCCTAGCTATCTCCTGTTTGACAATGAGTTGTAATAAGTGCTTAAATTTCTTCTTCGGGCTCTAGGTTATAAAAGCAGAAATATTTGGGCAAATAAGAGAGTGAGTTGGAGGCGACAAAATGCTATTTTCAGCAAAACGCATAAACTTTTCTACTTTCTGTCATTTCACATATCACAAATGTGAAAATTCCTTTTGGAATCGAGTGAGAATTAATTGATGCATGAGAAAGGAATGTATGAGGGGGATGGTGGGGGCGGTAGCTTTCCGTTTTCGAGTTTCGAGTTTAACGATGAAAGTGTCCTTCCCTATCATAGCGTCCTTTACAGTTTTACCCAGCTGCAATGCTAGTAGCTAGGGTTTGTTAGCTTCGTTCGCATTTTTTGGTGCTCTGTTTGTACTTGTTTGTTACCAATACCAACAGGGTTGCTGCATGTGAATCCTTTTCACTTGCGTTCTTGATAAAATTTTGAGCTGTCATCAACTGAAGTAATTGAATACAGTTTCTCATTTAAATGCTACACATCACACTGCTGAATCTTGAGAGAGTTTAAAAGTTTTTAATCATAAGGAAGAAGATTTAGTTAAAAGAATCAGGGGAGTtgttaaccaaaaaaataaaataaaaaagaatcatGGGAGTTGAAGTAAGTGGTTTTGTGAGTCATCAGGATTAAGAGGTGTGATTTTCgggttttttatgttttaattttaatttttatataaaacaatATTCTACACCAAATTAATCTAAACtacggaaaaaaaaattcaaaatttgggtAGATCGGGGAGCGCTTTGATTACCCCAGGTCTTTGCTCCAGTCTTTCTATATATTAATTTGCTGGCTTTTCTTTCTTGCCCTACGTATTCAACAGCAAATGGTTTCAGGGAGACATGAACCTAATATTAAGAAATGTTTTTAACAACGTTTCTGTTTCGTATGACATACCATCTTAATAATTAGGTGGCCAGTTATCCAACGGGAGGAGCTCGATGCTTGCTTTTGATATTAACCAATTATATATTGACACGTGCTTATTCTTTTtagaaagataaaaataaataaaatcagaatAAAAGTTTGAATGTAATTAGAAGTTTCTACAAATGAGGactcttttatctttttttccttttaaaaggACCAATCATACTTATATTAGTATTATGACTGACACACAAAGGTTGTCTCTTTTATATTCCCAATTAATTTACAGGATTAGAATGGAACATAAGGTTTCTCATGTCGTGTTATAAAGAGTTAAAGGTTGTATATAAAAGCATGCCTAAGCGTTAACTAATTAACAACTTAATATGGTGCTAACTGTTCGATTAGGTCTCCTCTACAAATTGAACTTATGATCCGTTCATTTTTTAGTGCTCATTCATATTATTCTTACTGAAATTggaatcatttaatcttttaattattattgttttttaggGAAACAAATGCAAATTCAGTTATCAAACAGATGTGTttgtcgagagagagagagagagagagagagaggggtttgGATGATAGAAATGGGACCTAATTATTAATTATCATTGTAAAttgtattgtttatttatttatcaagtCCAGTTAAATAACTCATCTtcaattttaatgaaattttgcaGGATGATCTTTCATTGATAGCGTAAAACTTGTAGttcaaattgtaaaaaatattGTGAAACGAGTTTAAATGAGTAATTAGCACTATATTAAGTTACCAAGAGTACCTTGTAATTTTGTATTGTTACAAATGCTATTCTACACTAATATACACTAAGAAGAGGAGAAGCTTTGAACCGAAGAAGTAACGAATAAAGAGGAAGCTTCTCTAACTTCCAGTACCAAAGCAATCCATTACTTGTACCAGTTTGATAAGTTTTACTTTCACAATCAAATTGTATTATGTCGTGTTAACGAGTGAAATGGTTGATAGGCTTGAGATATGGGCCGGGCCAGGACTCTAAGAGGTTACAATCAGTGTACATTTCTGAGGCCAAGACTGTGGCTCAAAGGAACAAAATAACCAGCCCAATGTAATCTTATCTTGCCCTTGGATTCTCTGAACATTTTGATTTACTGATCTTTGTGCCCTGGCATAATATatacatttttgttaaaattcttcCACAAATCCAATTTATTTATAAGGAAATGAAAATTGTTGCTAGTCACAAACATTTTATTCATGGTTCACCTTATCTCTTCATGCATCTTCATtcaagaaaacaacaaaataaaaccccACAATAATAGACATGGGTTTTTCCAGTTTCTTCCATTCTCAATTCTGTGGCCAATAAATtgtctgatttttattttttgtcacaaAAAAAATTGCCTAATTTTTGGTGGAGAAGAAGAGAGCTTAAACACTAACCTCAGGTCCTCAAGCACCAAGAAACGAGTCAAATGACTGAGTTTCCAAGCACTCTTTATTTGACACGTGGCATCAATGCAATCTTCATTCTATGGTCTCGAACCATTCAACAAGCAAATCCAAACGATGTCAAATTCTGTACACTCAGCAACACTATAAAGGCAAACCAGTTCTCATTTCTTTTCCGCTCAAAACACAATAGCATACTGTGCTTGCAGGCAACCAGGAGTGCCCCCCTCTGTCACTCACACTAGAACACAACCGTCCGATCCGCAGAGATCATGGCCACTGCTGTCTCTACCATTGGATCTGTCAACAGAGCACCCGTATTACGCCTTTCCCACCTTTTTTATGCCTTAacttttttgtgtgtgttgtATGCACAATCATCAGGTGCTGAGAAGCTAAACAGTAGTTAATTGTCATTAATAATATATTAGTTACCTACTTAGGGTAAtgttttgtcacacttatgttTTCAAGTCTTCTAGataaatacttaaattatttaTCCAAACTACATATACAACCAAGAATCAACCTAATAAATAGTTCATATTCATAGTTTTGGGAAACAGAAGTTATCATACCTATGTGAGTTTGGGAAACAATTTGTGAGTTTTGGAAGGTAATCACGATAAAACTAAAGGAAAACTAATCGTTGCACTTTTAATGAAGTTGAACCTGAATGGCTCTAGCAGCAGTGCTTTAGTTCCAATCTCAACCTTTTTGGGAAGCAGCTTGAAGAAAGTGAACTCAAGGTTCACCAACTCCAAGGTTTCCTCTGGGAGCCTCAGGATTGTCGCGAGTGTGGACGAAGATAAGCAGACCGACAAGGACAAATGGAAAGGCCTTGCCTTCGACACCTCCGACGACCAACAAGACATCACAAGAGGAAAGGGTATGGTGGACTCCCTCTTCCAGGCACCTCAAGAAACAGGAACTCACTTTGCCGTCATGAGCTCTTATGAATACATCAGTACGGGGCTTCGCCAGTAAGTTCAGAGATCATATATATTCTTATGAATATTTCACGGTTCCAAATCCACGACCAATATAATTGTTTCTAAGTTTCGGATTATTACAGTTAACAAGATAACGAGATGGTTCTTGAATAGGTACAACTTCGACAACAACATGGACGGTTATTATATTGCTCCCGCTTTTATGGACAAGCTTGTTGTTCACATCACCAAGAACTTCATGACCCTTCCTAACATCAAGGTAGATATCACTATCAAAGATTTAACTATGAGTTTCTTCCATAATTATATTAATtgcaggaatttaacttaaatcATCACTTAACTTTGTTTGCAGGTTCCTCTCATCTTGGGTATTTGGGGAGGCAAAGGTCAGGGCAAGTCTTTCCAGTGTGAGCTTGTCTTTGCCAAGATGGGAATCAGGTTAGTTCATTTGTCACACGTGCTTTATGTCACTCAATTTAAATTGTTCATGTATTAAGACTTGAATGTCACACATTGAAAAGCTAAGTAACTAAAGGTCGTTTGGTAGCTAtttcttttttcagttttcagatTTTACatgtttcaacttttttttttttatttgaacagaaaactcctttattttctttagtAACTTTTTTAGAACTGAAATGTTTTTTTGGTAATTGAATACTACTTTTgtgaattttcatattttattttgattttggttttcaaaTATAATTTCTTTGAAAACTTAGAACTGAAAAATAGTTACCAGTTTGGCAGTTTATGGTCACTTGGTCAGATAATAACTGCGCTTCTTGCTCAACCTAGCTTTTTGATGATATTTTTTCAGCCCTATCATGATGAGTGCCGGAGAATTGGAAAGTGGAAACGCAGGAGAACCCGCGAAGCTGATCAGGCAAAGGTACCGTGAAGCAGCCGACATTATCAGGAAGGGTAAAATGTGTGCACTCTTCATCAACGATCTTGATGCAGGAGCTGGTCGGCTTGGTGGAACCACCCAATACACTGTCAACAACCAAATGGTGAATGCCACCCTCATGAACATTGCTGATAACCCGACAAACGTCCAGCTTCCAGGTATGTACAACAAGGAGGAGAACCCCCGTGTCCCAATCATTGTCACCGGTAACGATTTCTCAACATTGTACGCTCCTCTCATCCGTGACGGTCGTATGGAGAAATTCTACTGGGCTCCCACCCGCGAAGATCGTATTGGAGTCTGCATTGGGATCTTCAGGAGTGACAATGTTGCTAAGGAAGACATTGTCAAGCTTGTTGACACCTTCCCAGGCCAATCTATTGGTATGCTAAATGTTTTCGTGTACCTTAATTAAATAGTCTGACATCCTGACATGTTAGGTAATAAGATAGTCATTCTGACGCGATGTCATAATTTTGCAGATTTCTTTGGTGCCTTGAGGGCTAGGGTTTATGATGATGAAGTGAGGAAGTGGATTACGGGTGTTGGCGTGGATAGCATTGGGAAGAAGCTTGTGAACTCAAAGGAAGGACCCCCAACTTTCGAGCAGCCGAAGATGACTATCGAAAAGCTCCTCGAGTACGGAAGCATGCTTGTCCAAGAGCAAGAGAATGTGAAGAGAGTTCAATTGGCTGATAAGTACTTGAGCGAGGCTGCTCTTGGTGATGCTAACTCAGATGCTATGAATACAGGAACTTTCTACGGTTAGATCCTTGATATTTAGAGAGCTCCTGTGGGAGGTTTGGATCCATTAACTTGATTTGGTAAATTTACAAAATGTATTAGGGCCCacgaaaaaatatatgtattaaCGGTTTTGTAATTGTCCTTGTGTAGGCCAAGCAGCGCAGCAAGTGAATGTTCCAGTTCCTGAAGGTTTTTCACTGATCCAACTGCAGAAAACtttgatccaatggctaaaaGTGATGATGGAAGTTGCTTGTACACA is a window from the Pyrus communis chromosome 16, drPyrComm1.1, whole genome shotgun sequence genome containing:
- the LOC137719691 gene encoding LOB domain-containing protein 33-like gives rise to the protein MAGLGSSCGACKFLRRKCTSECIFAPYFCYDQAADHFAAVHKVFGASNVSKLLLHLPVQNRSDAAITMSYEALARMRDPVYGCVSQIFALQQQVAYLQEEIETLGSQMVDFATCHPSNSNTFVDQLQVFSQHDAVDTQHIQNQLPESPIFPHIGSAAANQGFNGEMDIEMPPLQEWEEVNLIGDHSTPDPLKRFLESMEQDNLGNNPWPNKTATWDLY